The DNA sequence CATAAGTCTCACTTGGCAACCTTCCTGTGTCAATCGTAAAAACATTAGGTTCTATACCTACTTTATTACAAACCTTAACCAAAACATCTATTATCACAACATCCTCTGCACTAAAACTTGAGGATAGCCCAACCTTATTCCCAAACTGCTTAACTGCCCAGTCAATTATTTTTTCAGCATCGTAAATTTCCACATCTTCAGGAACTAATATTCCCATAACTCTCCTCTATGTAAAAAATTTTATAACAAAAAATTACATTTTTTCAAATTTTTTTAAATTAAAACAAACAACTTGAAGTATATCTATCTTCTTGATTTGCTAAGCGAAAATCAATTATCATAATACTACAAAACTAAGGAGGTATGGGTATGGCGATTCACTACACCGAGTTAGGGTTTTACAATACAAAGGTGATGTTCAAACATGCGTATCAGAAAGGTTTTGCAGTTCCTGCTTACAACTTCAACAATATGGAGCAATTACAGGCAATACTTACCGCTTGTGTGTTAACGCAGTCTCCAGTTATACTCCAAGTTTCCAAAGGTGCTAGGCAATATGCTAACCAAACTCTACTAAGGTACCTCGGTAAAGGTGCTGTTGAGTTTGCAAAGGATCTTGCTGCTAGTAAAGGTCTAGGTGAAATACCTATCGCACTACATTTAGACCATGGAGACTCTTTTGAACTGGCAAAAGATTGTATTGATAATGGCTTTTCATCTGTTATGATAGATGGTTCGCATTTACCTTATGAAGAGAACGTGGCAATAACAAAAAAAGTTGTTGAATACGCTCATCAGTTTGATGTTAGCGTTGAAGGTGAATTAGGAATACTTGCTGGAGTAGAAGAAGAAGTATCAGCAGAGAAGTCAATCTACACAGATCCCGATCAAGCAGCTGACTTTGTTGAGAAAACAGGTGTTGACTCACTCGCTATCTCAATAGGAACGAGTCATGGTGCGTATAAGTTTAAGGTTAAGCCTGGACAAGAAATACCACCTCTACGACTTGACATTCTTGAGAAAATCAAAGAAAAGATACCAGGATTCCCTATCGTTTTGCACGGTGCTTCATCGGTTATGCCTCTGTATGTTGATATGATAAACAAATACGGTGGTAAGATGGAGGATACCGCGGGAGTAAGAGAAGATCAGATTCAAAAAGCAGTTCAATCCGCTGTGTGTAAAGTCAACATAGACTCAGACGCAAGGCTTGTGATGACTGCAATCATAAGGAAACAGTTATATGAAAACCCTGGTGAATTTGACCCAAGAAAATACCTGGGTCCAGCAAGAGAAGAAATGATAAAACTATACTCCTACAAGAATGAAAAAGTTCTGTTCAGTGCAGGCAAAGCACCAGATATAATGAAAGAACTAAAAGGTTAAAACTAATAAAACTACAACGAACTCCTATACATATATAGGTAGTATTCTTACGGTTAAATCTACAGAGTATTTCGTCTATAACAGTAGAGGTTAATATAAGAAGTCAATTTTTCATACACTCGTTAGAGTGTAGGTTTGCAAGTACGCATATAAAATCCCGGAAACTTATTTCGTTGGTTTTATTACTTTAAACCTAACTAGTCTCACATTCCTCCATAACAGATACCTTTAAAGAATACAACTAGAATATCCTTATAGAAGGAGATTTTGGAACACTAATACAAACAATTTCTTCATTCTTTATCACACTAAATATATCTCTAAAATTTGACACCTGACTACATTTGGCTATCAATTATTCTTATATTCTCTAAAACTTTTCTTCTTCTAGGGTCGTTAGGAAGAAGTATGTTCAATAACTTTGTATAGTCATCTCTAGCCTTTAGTAGTTCTCCAAGTTCATAATACACTCTAGCCCTAGCGAAGAGAGAAGAAACATTATTTGGCTCTAAATTTAACACATAATTCAAATGTTCTAGCGCTGAACCATACTCGCCTTTCTCTATCTTAACTATCGCTAGAGAATATCTGGCATCAAAGTAATCAGGGTTCATTTTTAGCGACTTTTGAAGGTTGATTTCTGCCCTATCTATGTAGTTCTTTATCTGTTCCTTATCCTCAAGGGTTTTTGATAATTGAAACAGAGATAGTCCTATCATAAAGTATAAGTTGGCATCTGTAGGAAGGAAGTTAAGAGCCTTCTGTGAGTTCTCAATTGCAAGTCCCCACATATCCCTCATAAAATACTGTCTTGCTAAATTCTTGTAGATTTGAGCCCTATACACATCCAGTTCAACTGCGTCAATAACCAACTGTAGCTCCCTTCTACCGAGTTCTAATACCTTTATCGCCTCCCCCCTTTTGTTTTGATCAATCAACTCAGTTGCACGATCTTTAACTGCTTTTTGAGGTGTATTCACAAGTCCTAACTGATAACCTACAAAGAATGTAAAACTACATAGCAAGATTACACCTATCGCAATCAAACCACCTCTAACCATAAATCTATTATACTCCACTACTCAACTAGGAATCAAATGTATATCCCATTCTTACTAGGAAGAAAACTCTTCTGTATTTTTGTATTGTGTGCTTATAAGAAAAAGAAGATTCAAAACGTAAATCCGAAAGGAATTCTGAATCAATAAACTAATTCTTTTGCTGAATGTGTAAATTTAGAATGTTCTTTAATTTATTTTTTTGGTTAAAAGCAACGAAATTTTGGTATTTCTATTTATCAAAAAAGCACAAAAGAGTTTTATAATACTTCCATATGGGCATACTAAGTGTTAGAGACCTAAGCATCATACACAAGAAGACAAACAAAACCATAGTCAGAGACATCAACTTTGACCTTGAACAAAATGAGATACTAGGTATAGTTGGAGAGAGTGGCTCTGGTAAGAGTATCACGATGCACTCAATACTAGGATTAAGTCATGAAAGTTTGGATGTCAAAGGTAGAATAGTATTTGAAGGCACTGATCTAGCCGAAACTAACCAGTTTGATGTTGTCAGAGGTAGTAAGATTGGTATTATATTTCAAGACCCTTTGAATGCTTTAAATCCTATCCTGAGGATTGAAGAACAATTGAGGATACTATGTCAGTCTCATAGTTTGGATTATTCAAGTGTAAAAAAAGAAATATACGAAATATTTGACAGGATAGGAATACATCACCAGGATAGAGTGCTAAAGAGTTTTCCACACCAGTTGAGTGGAGGAATGCTTCAAAGAGTGGTTATATCGTTCGTATTACTACTCAAGCCAAAGGTTATAATAGCGGACGAACCAACAACCTCACTGGATGTGAGCGTTCAGAAGGAGATAATAAACATTCTCAAAGAGATACGAGACGAATATGGTATATCAATAATATTCATAACACACGATTTGCTTCTAGCGAAAGATATTTGCGATAGGGTAATAATTATGTATTCAGGTTATATAGTTGAGGAAGGTAGAAAAGAAGATATATTCAATAATCCTCTCCATCCATACACAAAAGGCTTGATACTCTCTGTTCCTGATGTGAATAGAAAGCTAGAGAGCCTTCCTTTCATTCCCGGGAGAGTTCCACACTTTTTGGAGATTGGTGTAGGATGTCCGTTTGCGAATAGATGTCATCTAGTTGAGGAAGTTTGCTACTCTGATGTTCCTAGACTTGAGAGAATTGAAAGTAGTAAGGTCAGATGCTTCGTTGTTATGAAAAAAACTGCTACTAAAATTTAAGGATACAAATTCTCTCACTTCTTATAGAAATCTAAATCTGATACTATTTATAATCTACCGAAACTATGCTTAACATACTTAACGAGTATAGAAAAGCAATCATATCAGAAATTGAGATATTTTTTGATACACTAAGGTCAAAACCAATTATAAAAGATTTTTGGTTTGAGGATGCTATTGAAAGGCTACACAAGTTTGTCATATCAGGGAAGATGCTACGGGGTGCTATGGTGATACTATCTGAAAAGATGTTCTCTAACAAATACTTGCAAGATGCTTTGAAGTGTGCTATCACTGTTGAACTACTCCAATCAGGATTGTTGATACACGATGATATTATGGATGAGGATACACAAAGGCGTGGTATGGATACAATATTCTACCAATACAAGAAACTTTCCGACGAAAGAAACGTTGATAATAGTTATCATATCGGTGAGGCTATGGGGATATGTGCGGGGAATTTGGCATTCTCACTTGCGTTCATATCACTTGGTAAGATAAGTAGAAAACATATTCTAGATAGGTTGATACTCAAATTCGGTGAGGAGATGGCCATAGTAGGGATAGGACAGATGAAGGATGTCATGACATCAGGATTAAAAGACATACCATCCGAGGATGAAATAATATCAATATACAGATACAAAACTGCAAGGTATTCCTTCTCATTACCTTTTGCTTTAGGTGCTATAATATCCGAAGTGGATGATGAAACAATACACAAGATAGAAGAAATTGGCGAATACCTTGGCATAATATTCCAGATTCAAGACGATAAGATTGGGCTTACAGGAGATTCATCTCTAACAGGAAAACCACGAGGTTCTGATATAAAAGAAAACAAGAAAACTATTTTCTACAACATTCTTATTAACTCGGCAACTAACGATGAAAGACAATCACTGCTAAGAATATTTGGTAACCATCATATAACAGATAAAGAGATAGATTATGTCATAGATCTATGTAGAAAATACAATGTTTTTGATATAGTCGGAGAAAAAGTTAAAGAGTATTCCATAATCGTCAAAAACAAGGTTTCTGAACTGCAAATATCTGACGAATATAAAGGATACTTTTATCAGTTCATTGACTATAATTTAAGTAGAGATAGATAAGGTCAGGGAGGATATATATGGATGATAAGATAACATTTAAGCGCATCGTTGAGAACTTTCCACCATCTTGGTATGCTATGGTGATGAGCATATCTGGACTAGGAGTATCACTGCACTATTCATCAGAAGTTGTGAGTTGGTTTTACTGGGTTGGATATACACTATTCTTGCTATCAATATTCTTTTTTGTGCTACTTCTTATACCATGGCTACTCAGGTTTGTAATAGCATGGGACAGGGTCAAGGAGAGTCTCAATAACCCTATTCAAGGTAGCTTCTTCTCAACAATGCCGATATCTTTAGTTTTAATATCCTTTGGAATGATTGTCTTTCAAGAACATCTACCTTTCAAGGAACTCATTTCAACGATATCTTTAGTAGTATTTGGAGTTGGAACTTCACTCGTGATACTCTTTGGCGTTATTGCTGTGATAAATCTTTTCTTCAATAACAAGGTTGAAATAACACATCCTAATTTTGGATGGTTCATACCACCAGTTGCTCATGTAATATCAACAAGAGTAGGTTTTGAACTACTTGGTATATTTCAAAATAATCCTTCTCTTGGGGAAATCTTGTTTTGGTTATCTCTCTTCTGTCTCGCTATTGGATTGTTTATGTATGTTTTCATAGGTAGCATAGTTATGTATAGGTATATACTCAGTGAGGTACCTTACAATAATCTTGCTCCTACAACATTTATTCAACTCGCACCACTTGGAATAATGTCCTCAATCTTTGTTAAGATGATATCACTTTTCGGAAGTTCATCAATAGGAATACTAGTTATGTTTTCAATACTTTTCTGGTCCTTTGGAGTATGGTGGCTAATCGTATCTACTATAACACTCTTCAAGTTAATACTAGAAAACAGAATAAAATTTGCTTTGAGTTGGTGGGCTTTCGTATTTCCATTAGTCGCAATGGGGTTCGGAACCCTTGGTATGGCAAATGTCTCATCTCAACAAGCATCAACCGTGTTTATGAATATTCTACTGGTTTTGAATATCCTTACATTCATAGTCTTTCTAGTCGTATTGTTTGAAACAGTTAGGAGAACCGTTAAAGGTGATTTATTGAAAGGTATTTCCTGAAGAAGTCAAAGAGTTTAGTTAATTATACTACCCTTTTCTTGAAAATCGGTTAGTAGTTGATTATAATATAATTGGGAGTATGGAGAGAGTAAATTTATCTCCTAACATAAACTCAAATATTGTATCTAACCTTGTTCCCGAGCCAAATAATAGGAGAGAGACAAATAACAGACAACCTCAACCCCAAGAAACAAGAGAAGTTATAGTTGATATAAACTTTAGACAACAAAACAGTGAAGAGATGCGGAACATGGCTTCAACATTTGAAAGAGTAGGTGATACCTATCAAAGGATGGATAGGCTTGAAAGTGCTATAACTGCGTATCAGACATCATTTTCAATCAATCCTAACCCTGATGTAGTCCAAAAGGTTGATGACCTTGCCGCAAGAATATCAAGTGAAGGCAAGTTATAATACCTTGAAATGAAAATTCTTTCTCCTGAAGACGCAAAAGGAGTTGATAGAAAACTCTCAGCAACCTACGGCATTGATGAAATACTTCTGATGGAAAATGCGGGGAACGATACTTATGAACTTATAAAGTCTATTCTTGATGATAAGATTAACCAATCAAGATTTATAATAATCTGTGGAGTTGGCAACAACGGCGGTGATGGACTTGTAGTAGCGAGAAAATTACTCAAACACACAAACGAAGTGTATGTATTGATAATAGGTGATACTCAAAAATTCACTCCTTCAACAAAGAAAAACTACGAAATTCTATCAAAACTGACAAATAACATACATCTACTAAATCCATCTTCAGATTTGGAAGGTTTTAAAACCCAGTTAGACGAATACTTGAAAAACTTTACTTCCGACGAAGTTATTATAATTGATGCTCTTCTAGGTATAGGTATTAGACCACCATTAAGAGAGGATATCGCTTTGGTCGTTCAATCAATAAATGCTTTAAGGAAGCATAGAATCAAAATACTTAGTATTGACTTACCTTCTGGTTTTATCTCTTCCTTTGACAAAGGAGATGTTTTGTCAAACAATACTGTTGTGAATGCCGACTACACGATAACTTTTTTCTCTATCAAGGCTGGGATGTTCCTACCCGAAGTGAAGAGATTCACAGGTAATATTACAGTATCTACTCTAGGCTTGAGTGCTGATTTCATTGACACACTTGTAGAACATAATACTTTTTACCTTACATCTAGCGATGTTAGAATACTAAAGCGAGATGTATCAAGCAACAAAGGTAGTAATGGTAGAGTTATAGTGATAGGTGGTAGCGATAAATATTTTGGTGCATCAATACTTGTCTCAAAGTCTGCTAGTAAAACTGCTGTTGGATACATTATAGCATTCGTTTTGGAAAAGTTTAACCAAACTATGAAGGTTGCCTGCCCAGATGTCGTTTCAATTCCAGTTCCATCAGGGGATAGGGGATATTTCTCGGAGGGTGATGCTAGGTTCATACTAGATCAGGAAGTAATCAAAGATAGTGATGTTTTGATAATAGGTAATGGTCTTGGTCAGAATGAAAAAACCCTAGCGTTTTTAAAAACAATACTTACTAGCACTAACAACATATTAGTAATAGATGCTGATGGAATAAACTTACTCTCAAAGGATGTTGGTATTCTAAAGTCTATGAAGGATAAACATAGAGTCATATTGACACCTCATCTTCTTGAATTTTCAAGATTGTCTGGATTTTCTTTAGACGATGTTAAGGAACGACCATTTTCTGTAGGTAAAAAATTCTCTGAAGATTTTGGAATTAATCTTGTTCTCAAGGACAATGTGAATTATCTATTCTTCTATGATGGTGATGTTTGGATCTCTAATTTGAATACACCTGTTTTAGCGAGAGCAGGAACTGGTGATATTCTAGCAGGTCTAATAGGAGGTAATATTGCCTTCCTAAAAGACATCAAGGAAGGAGTAAAAGCAGGAGTGTATATGTTAGGAGAGGCATCAAAAAGGTTTGAAAAAGATATGTTTTACCCTACACCGATTGATATTATTGAAGCACTTTGAAGACAATTTTCTATTAGGTATTTCCAGATGAATTACTCTGATATCAACTTACAACAATAAAGACTAAAATTCACAGTTAGGTATA is a window from the Spirochaetota bacterium genome containing:
- a CDS encoding ABC transporter ATP-binding protein; protein product: MGILSVRDLSIIHKKTNKTIVRDINFDLEQNEILGIVGESGSGKSITMHSILGLSHESLDVKGRIVFEGTDLAETNQFDVVRGSKIGIIFQDPLNALNPILRIEEQLRILCQSHSLDYSSVKKEIYEIFDRIGIHHQDRVLKSFPHQLSGGMLQRVVISFVLLLKPKVIIADEPTTSLDVSVQKEIINILKEIRDEYGISIIFITHDLLLAKDICDRVIIMYSGYIVEEGRKEDIFNNPLHPYTKGLILSVPDVNRKLESLPFIPGRVPHFLEIGVGCPFANRCHLVEEVCYSDVPRLERIESSKVRCFVVMKKTATKI
- a CDS encoding polyprenyl synthetase family protein: MLNILNEYRKAIISEIEIFFDTLRSKPIIKDFWFEDAIERLHKFVISGKMLRGAMVILSEKMFSNKYLQDALKCAITVELLQSGLLIHDDIMDEDTQRRGMDTIFYQYKKLSDERNVDNSYHIGEAMGICAGNLAFSLAFISLGKISRKHILDRLILKFGEEMAIVGIGQMKDVMTSGLKDIPSEDEIISIYRYKTARYSFSLPFALGAIISEVDDETIHKIEEIGEYLGIIFQIQDDKIGLTGDSSLTGKPRGSDIKENKKTIFYNILINSATNDERQSLLRIFGNHHITDKEIDYVIDLCRKYNVFDIVGEKVKEYSIIVKNKVSELQISDEYKGYFYQFIDYNLSRDR
- a CDS encoding class II fructose-1,6-bisphosphate aldolase, whose product is MAIHYTELGFYNTKVMFKHAYQKGFAVPAYNFNNMEQLQAILTACVLTQSPVILQVSKGARQYANQTLLRYLGKGAVEFAKDLAASKGLGEIPIALHLDHGDSFELAKDCIDNGFSSVMIDGSHLPYEENVAITKKVVEYAHQFDVSVEGELGILAGVEEEVSAEKSIYTDPDQAADFVEKTGVDSLAISIGTSHGAYKFKVKPGQEIPPLRLDILEKIKEKIPGFPIVLHGASSVMPLYVDMINKYGGKMEDTAGVREDQIQKAVQSAVCKVNIDSDARLVMTAIIRKQLYENPGEFDPRKYLGPAREEMIKLYSYKNEKVLFSAGKAPDIMKELKG
- a CDS encoding NAD(P)H-hydrate dehydratase encodes the protein MKILSPEDAKGVDRKLSATYGIDEILLMENAGNDTYELIKSILDDKINQSRFIIICGVGNNGGDGLVVARKLLKHTNEVYVLIIGDTQKFTPSTKKNYEILSKLTNNIHLLNPSSDLEGFKTQLDEYLKNFTSDEVIIIDALLGIGIRPPLREDIALVVQSINALRKHRIKILSIDLPSGFISSFDKGDVLSNNTVVNADYTITFFSIKAGMFLPEVKRFTGNITVSTLGLSADFIDTLVEHNTFYLTSSDVRILKRDVSSNKGSNGRVIVIGGSDKYFGASILVSKSASKTAVGYIIAFVLEKFNQTMKVACPDVVSIPVPSGDRGYFSEGDARFILDQEVIKDSDVLIIGNGLGQNEKTLAFLKTILTSTNNILVIDADGINLLSKDVGILKSMKDKHRVILTPHLLEFSRLSGFSLDDVKERPFSVGKKFSEDFGINLVLKDNVNYLFFYDGDVWISNLNTPVLARAGTGDILAGLIGGNIAFLKDIKEGVKAGVYMLGEASKRFEKDMFYPTPIDIIEAL